One Salvia splendens isolate huo1 chromosome 12, SspV2, whole genome shotgun sequence genomic window carries:
- the LOC121757886 gene encoding agamous-like MADS-box protein AGL29: MNASDNGNDYPMHPEDGDDHMMVHPENEQRRKGKGRQKIEMAKIENDTNLQVTFSKRRAGVFKKASELSILCGAECALVVFSPGNKPHSFGHPSVEAVTNRFLQANGGGGGAPPPVNAAERMIMVHSEAATAQRNQELVALETRVEQAKQRRRELDGMVPPLQMENLNYEHLEQLRNSVLMYKHGVGAKFSGATSSSVGPGAYRYGQPELGYTVQYPAMGDNNGMAGYNYGDPSAVVPYDPATGTSNANYGGFPGNYHHHHPGY, translated from the exons atGAATGCATCAGATAACGGTAACGACTACCCGATGCATCCCGAAGACGGCGACGACCACATGATGGTGCATCCCGAAAACGAGCAACGGAGGAAGGGCAAGGGGAGACAGAAGATCGAGATGGCGAAGATCGAGAACGACACCAATCTCCAAGTCACCTTCTCAAAGCGCCGCGCAGGCGTCTTCAAGAAGGCGAGCGAGCTGAGCATACTGTGCGGCGCCGAGTGCGCCCTCGTGGTCTTCTCCCCGGGCAACAAGCCCCACTCCTTCGGCCACCCCAGCGTCGAAGCGGTCACCAACAG GTTCCTCCAAGCTAACGGCGGAGGTGGAGGGGCTCCGCCGCCAGTGAATGCAGCGGAAAGGATGATCATGGTCCACAGCGAGGCGGCCACGGCCCAGCGCAACCAGGAGCTGGTTGCGTTGGAGACGCGGGTGGAGCAGGCGAAGCAGAGGAGGAGGGAGCTGGACGGCATGGTTCCTCCGCTGCAGATGGAAAATCTCAACTACGAGCACCTCGAGCAGCTGAGGAACTCGGTGTTGATGTACAAGCACGGGGTCGGAGCCAAGTTCAGCGGTGCCACGTCATCCTCGGTGGGCCCCGGTGCTTATCGCTACGGTCAGCCGGAGTTGGGATACACGGTGCAGTATCCGGCAATGGGGGATAATAATGGTATGGCTGGCTACAATTATGGAGATCCCTCCGCCGTTGTTCCGTATGACCCCGCCACCGGTACCTCTAACGCTAATTATGGAGGATTTCCCGGcaactaccaccaccaccaccctgGGTATTAG
- the LOC121757885 gene encoding uncharacterized protein LOC121757885, whose amino-acid sequence MDDNVLEDHIPKIGMEFETEVEAYDFYMKYAKGRYSGKFRIVKFVEEHNHDLCDPEKSYMFRCFRQMSNIQQTQVDVAQSCGLAPKKIIESAEDFKNAQSSPVMTFPLEILKHAATVYTHKIFALFSEELRKTIESKIEAVESLNSQRWTKHAKGGTSRVCDVGVVTVDEKIRKKQRYKELCNSFMRVAIKAAESEDSYTSALDCLLKMENSVDGMIGKANNVTIEAKDGDVVVDDETNESQIKGLKPKGRVTYHSCKRPKNALEQAISRKRKPKPKETKSGSQHASSMQESEETTLINDDYWNVTYSAFDPQRTS is encoded by the exons ATGGATGACAATGTATTAGAAGACCATATTCCTAAGATAGGAATGGAGTTTGAAACAGAAGTTGAGGCATATGATTTCTATATGAAATATGCTAAG GGAAG GTATAGTGGAAAGTTTCGGATTGTGAAGTTTGTCGAGGAACACAACCATGATTTGTGTGATCCGGAAAAATCTTACATGTTTAGATGTTTTAGACAAATGTCTAATATTCAGCAAACACAAGTTGATGTTGCTCAGAGTTGTGGGTTGGCTCCAAAGAAAATAATAGAGTCGGCAGAAGATTTCAAGAATGCTCAAAGTTCTCCTGTTATGACATTTCCATTAGAAATATTGAAGCATGCGGCTACCGTATATACACATAAGATATTTGCATTGTTTAGTGAGGAGTTGAGGAAGACAATTGAAAGCAAGATTGAAG CTGTAGAAAGTTTGAATTCTCAG CGATGGACCAAACATGCAAAGGGTGGAACATCAAGAGTTTGTGATGTAGGAGTTGTCACTGTTGatgaaaaaataagaaagaagcAGCGGTATAAAGAGTTGTGTAACTCTTTCATGCGTGTGGCAATAAAAGCAGCTGAGAGTGAAGATAGCTACACTTCTGCTTTAGATTGTCTCTTGAAAATGGAAAACAGTGTGGATGGAATGATAGGGAAGGCAAATAATGTGACAATTGAGGCAAAGGACGGAGATGTTGTAGTTGATGATGAAACCAATGAAAGTCAAATTAAAGGCTTGAAACCTAAAGGGAGAGTTACATATCATTCATGTAAGAGGCCGAAAAATGCTTTGGAACAGGCTATTAGTAGAAAACGAAAACCAAAGCCAAAAGAAACAAAGAGTGGTTCGCAACATGCTTCTTCTATGCAGGAATCTGAAGAGACTACACTCATTAATGATGACTACTGGAACGTGACATACAGTGCTTTTGATCCTCAAAGAACATCATAA